DNA sequence from the Streptomyces sp. NBC_01497 genome:
CAATTCGACCTCGTCACAAGGGGATCGATCTCGTGTCCGTCACTTTCCGCTCTGCCGCGTTCCGTCCGCTCGTGACCGCCGGCGCCGCCGGGGTCATGCTCTGCGGCCTCTTCTTCATCCCGACCGCCCACGGCGGGGTACCCCGCGGTGAGACACCCCACAGAACAGGGCAGGCCGCGGTGTCGCAGGACACGGGCGGCACACCGGACGCGGCCGACGCGGCCGGTTCCCCGTCCGCGCCGGGCTCGGGGGCGGCCAGGAGCGCCGTCTTCGCCGGGCAGAACACCCGGGCGTCGCGGCAGCTCGCGCTCGGTGAGACGCCGGCGAGCGACGCGACGCCCTACGTGGTGGGCGGCGCCGGTGTGTTGTGCGTCGGCGCCGCGTTCGTGACCCGGGCCATGCGGCGCAGGGACGGCGCGGCCTGACGGGCGGCGCGGGCCCGGGCCGGGGCCGGGGCCGGGCCTATCCCGGACCCTGCGCGCCACCGGCCCCCATCGCACCGCGGGTCCGCTGATCCACCGGCCCCATCGCGCCGCCGGTCTGCCGCCCCCACCGAACCGCTGTGTGCTGCCCTCCCGTTCGTGTCCGCGCCCTGCGTCCGGCGTGGTGCTCCTTGAGGTCTCCCGCTCACACCAGGGGGCCCGTGTGCGGCTCCACAGCGCTCACCAGTGCCCCCGACCGTACGAAGGCGTCGGCGGCGGCCAGGTCCGGCGCGAGGAAGCGGTCCGGGCCCGCGCCCTGCGACCCGGCGGCGCGCAGGGCGTCGATCGCCGCACGCGACGCGGGCGCCGCGGTGAGCCCTGTCGCGGGGCCGGTGCGCAGTTCGAGCGCCCGCGTCGCCGCGTACAGCTCGACCGCGACGATGCGGGTCAGGTTGTCCACGGTGGTGCGCAGCTTGCGCGCCGCGGACCAGCCCATGGAGACGTGGTCCTCCTGCATCGCGGAGGAGGGGATCGAGTCCACCGAGGCCGGGTTCGCGAGTCGCTTCATCTCGCTGACCAGAGCGGCCTGCGTGTACTGGGCGATCATCAGCCCGGAGTCCACGCCCGGGTCGTCGGCGAGGAACGCGGGCAGGCCGTGCGAACGGTTCTTGTCGAGCAGCCGGTCGGTGCGCCGCTCGGCGATGGAGCCGAGGTCGGCGGCGGCGATGGCGAGGAAGTCCAGGACGTACGCGACGGGCGCGCCGTGGAAGTTGCCGTTCGACTCGACGCGTCCGCCCCCGGACTCCGTGCCGGGCTCGCCCCAGATCACCACCGGGTTGTCGACGGCGGCGGCCAGCTCGCGCTCCGCGACCGTGCGGGCGTACGCGAGGGTGTCCCGCCCCGCGCCCGCGACCTGCGGAGCGCAGCGCACCGAGTAGGCGTCCTGGACGCGCGGCGCCTCGTCCTCCTGGAAGTGCCCGGTCAGCCCGGAACCCGCGAGGACCCGCAGCATGTTCGCGGCGCTCGCGGCCTGCCCGGGGTGGGGCCGGATGGCGTGCAGTTCGGGGGCGAGGACGCCCTTCGAGCCGAGCAGCGCCTCCAGCGTGAGAGCGGCGGTGATGTCGGCGCAGGTGTAGAGGCGGTCCAGGTCGGCGAGCGCCAGCACGAGCATGCCGAGCATGCCGTCCGTGCCGTTGAGCAGCGCCAGGCCCTCCTTCTCCCGCAGTTCGACGGGGGTGATGCCGTGGGCGGCGAGCAGTTCGCCGGCCGGGCGCAGGGTCCCGTCGGGGCCCTCGGCATCGCCCTCGCCCATGAGGGCGAGCGCGCAGTGGGACAGCGGTGCGAGGTCGCCCGAGCAGCCGAGGGAGCCGAACTCGTGGACGACGGGCGTGATGCCCGCGTTCAGCACGTCGGCCATGGTCTGCGCGACCTCGGGGCGTACGCCGGTGTGACCTGAGGCGAGGGTCTTCAGCCGCAGGAACATCAGGGCGCGCACGACCTCGCGCTCCACCCGGGGGCCCATGCCCGCGGCGTGGCTGCGCACGATGTTGCGCTGGAGCTGGGCGCGGAGGTCCTGGCCGATGTGGCGGGTGGCGAGCGCGCCGAACCCGGTCGAGACGCCGTACACGGGCTCGGGCTTCGCGGCCAGGGCGTCCACGACGGCACGGGCTGCGGCGAGTGCGTCGAGGGCGCCGGTGTCGAGTTCCACGCGCGCGCCTTGGCGGGCGACCGCGACGACGTCCTGCGCGGTGACCCCGGACGTTCCCACCACGACGGTATGCATATCCATATTCAGCAGCGTACGGATTGAATCGGAAAGTGTCACCGGCCGGGGGTGCGGGCGCCGCGTCCGACGGGACGTCACGAGCGCCGCGGGGGCACCCGGCAGGTGGCGATCCGGGAGGCCGGTGGCGCCCTAAGGTGCCGGTGGCGCTTCCGGTTTCGGGTCCGGTCGCGGGTCCGCCTTCGGGTAACGGTCCGGATCCGGTCGCGGATCCGGTCGCGGGTCCGGGTCCGGTCGCGGGCCCGGCTTCCGGCGACGGTCCGGCTCCGGGTCCGGTATCCGACCATGGCCCGGGTCCGACGTCGGGCGACGGTCCGGGTCCGGCGTCGGGTAACGGTCCGGGCCCGGCTTCGGGCGACGGTCCGGTTTCCGGGCAGGGCCCGAGTCCGGTTTCGGCCGACGGTCCGGCTCCGGGTCCGGGTCCGGTAGCGGACCATGGCCCGGGCCCGGCTTCGGCTCCCGGGACGGTGGCGATTCCGGCGCGGGCAACGGCGGGCGGGTGTCGCGGAAGTGACGTCGCGCTCCTTCGGTGGGCGGGGGCGTGTCGGGCGCCGCGTCGGCCAGCCGGATCGTGACCCCGTCCCGCCCGGCGATCACCGGCACCGATGCCCGCTCGGCCTTCGCCCGGTACTGCGCGGCGTCGGCGAGCCGGAACAGCCTGCGCGCCGACCGCACCTGCCCGATCGGGTCCGCCGTGGACGCGACCCCGCACGCGACACCCTCGCCGAGTTCGAGCGCACCGGCCCGCAGGCACAGTTCGTCCGCCACGACGATCACCTCGTCCGCGCCGGGCCCGACCGTCAGCAGGCAGAACTCGTCCCCGCCGAGACGTGCCGCGAGTGCGCCGGGCAGCTTCGCGCCGCACACGGACAGCACCGTGCCGAACCGTTCGAGCAGCCGGTCGCCCACGGCGTGGCCGTGGGTGTCGTTGACCGCCTTCAATCCGTTCAGGTCGCACACGACGAGGCTCACCACGCTGCCCTGGGAGCGGTGCAGGGTGATCGCCTCGTCCAGCCGCGCGTCGACCGCGCGCCGGTTGGCGAGCCCGGTCAGCGGGTCCGTGAAGGCGAGCCGCCGCACCTCTTCGAGGCGTTCCGTCTGGGCGATGCCCGCCGCCACCACGGAGGCGATGACCGTGGCGAAGTCCGCGTCGTCGCTCCCGTAGAACGGGGCACCGACCGGCCGTGCCACGTACAACTCACCCCAGGCCCGGCCGTGCAGGATGATCGGCGCGACCACGCAGCAGCCGCGCCCGCGCCGCCGGAGCGCGGCGACGCGCTGGTGGCAGTAGCCGGAGTCGCCCGCGGGGGGGCCGGCCGCGGTCTCCACCCAGGCGTTGGGACCGCCGCCGCCGGCCCACTTCTCGTGCAGGAACTCCGCGATCTCCGGGAACTGGTGCACCGGGTACGCCTCGTCCTCCGGGAACTCCTCCTCGCCGAGGACCCGCTCGCCCGCGTTGACGAGGACCCGGAGCCTGCCGAGGTCGCGCTCCCACACCGACACGGCGGCGAAGCTGCCGCCTAGCGCATCGCGCGCCCCCTGCGCGGCCGCCCGCCAGGACTCGGACGGCGAGTGCGCCGCCGCCATGCCCTGGGCGAGCGCCACCATGGCGCGCATTCGCACATCTACTCCCATAACCCCACCTTAGGGTGGTTCGGGACGTTTCGATCACCTGGAGCAATGCGCGATCACGGAGCGTGTGCGTCGTGGCGCCGGCGGGCCCCGGCGGCACCGGACCTCTGCCGGGCGGCGGGGCCCCTCACTCCCCCGGCCACTGGGGCCTGCGCTTCTCGTTGAACGCGGCCACGCCCTCCGCCCGGTCCCCGGAGAACGCCACGGACCGCCAGGCGCCGTCCTCGACGTCCAGCCCCGTCCGCAGGTCGAGCCCGTGCCCGAGCCGCAGGGCCCGCTTCGCCGCCCGCAGCCCGACCGGGGAGTTCGCCGCGATCCGGCCCGCCAGCGAGAGCGCCTCGTCCCGGTCGCCGCCCCGAGCCGCCAGGACGTCCACGAGCCCCAGCTCGCGCGCCTCCCCCGCCTCGACCCGGCGGGCCGTGAAGACCAGTTCGGCGGCGCGGGCCGCGCCCACCCGGCGCGGGAGCAACTGCGTACCGCCCCCGCCGGGGATCACCCCGACGGACACCTCGGGCAGCCCGACCACGGCCGTCGCGTCCGCGACGATCAGATCGCAGGACAGCGCCAGCTCGAACCCGCCGCCCAGCGCGTAGCCGTGCACGGCGGCGACAGTCGGCATGGGCAGCTCCAGCACCCCGGTGTACGCCGCACGCGCCACCGGACGCTGGCGCATCAGGTCCGCGTCGCTGAATCCGTTGCGTTCCTTCAGATCGGCGCCCACGCAGAAGGCACGCGGATGGCTGGACGTGACCACGGCGACCCGCACGGAGCGGTCGGCGGCCAGCGCGTCGCAGGCGGCGGCCAGGGAGGCGGCCATCTCGGTGGAGACCGCGTTCATGGCCTCGGGGCGGTCCAGCACCAGCTCGGCGACGTGCCCGCCGTCGCCGTGCCGTCGTACGGCGACGAACGCCCCGTAGCGCCGCTCCCCGGCCTGACCGCTCTGGGCGGGCCGGCCGCTCCCCGCGGCCTCCCCGGCTCCTGCGGCCTGCGGTGCCTGCTCCGCTCGCGCGGTGTCCTCGCCCATGCGCCCTCCCTCATCGTCGGTGACCGGCGGCGGCTCGCCCGGCGGCCGGAGTCGATGTTAACGACGGTTCACCGCCCCGCCCAGAGCGGACCGCCGGACGGGCCTCACCCCGAAAGCGCCCGCAAGGCCGGTCCGGAAGCCGCACGGACCGGGGTCCTCCCCGTAACGGGACGGCCCGCGTCAGCCCGTGACGATGCCCGCCACGAGGTTGATGCTGGTGGCCAGGATGCTGGCGCCGAAGACGTACGACAGGAGACAGTGCCGCAGCACCACCGCGCGGATCGTGGAGCTGGAGACGCCGGTGTCGGAGACCTGATAGGTCATTCCGAGGTTGTAGCCGAAGTAGAGGAAGTCGCTGTACCTGGGCCGGTCGCCGGAGTTGAAGTCGATCCCGCCCTCGGGCGGCTGGTAGTAGAGGTACGCGTAGCGGGTGGCGTACATCAGATGCAGTGCCGCCCAGGCCATGAAGACGCCTTCGAGCGCCGTCGCGGCCCCGATATGCCCGGTGTCCGCGTGGCCGAGCACGATCAGCATCACGATGCCCAGCAGTGCGCACACGGCGGCCGCCACCACCGCCAGCTCCTCGACGACGGGCCGGAAGTCCTCGCGTCGGACGTTGCGGTGGGTGGCGGCGGCATCCATCGGCCACAACACGATCCAGCCCGCCACGACGAAGAGGGTCTCCGCCGCCGCGATCCCGGAGATGACGCCCAGCGGCACCTCCGAGAGGAACCCGGCGACGACACCGACCACCGCGCCGGCGACCGCGGCTCCGGCGAGCCGGGGAACCGCGGAGTACGGCAGCCAGGTGGACATGGCCGAACGGTAGCGACCCCGTGTCGCGACCGGTACCACCCCGGCCGCGTGGTGCGGATTGCGGAAAACGAGCGTCCCCGGTCCGGCCTGGAGGCAGGACGGCGTCCGGGGCGGCGCGTTCGGGAGCGTGCGCGGAGTCCGGGCGCGGCTGCCCGCGTTCGTCCCCGCTTGCGAGGCGGCGCGCGGGGCGTTTGAGTGAGGAGTGCGTTCACCGCAGCGGGAACCACCATGCCTGTGGGGTCCGGCTCACGATGCGGAAGGCCCGTCCGTTCGGCGGACCGCCGGATCGTTCCCGTGGACGCCGCCCACGCCGTCCGCCGTGGTTGAGCGGCCTCCGGCGGACGGCTTCCCCACCGGGGTGGGGCCCCGCGCGCGCGTTCTCACGAGCCCGGGCACGGGCCCGGCCGCGACGGTATCCGGCCCCTGCGGTGCACCCATTCCCGGCGGCGCGCACGCGCTGCCGGTGACGCCGCACGGCAAGGAGGCAGTGATGGCGCACCACCACAAGTCCAACAAGGCCGTCGAGGGGAACGCGGACAGCGAGCACGGACGGGGCATGCCGCGCCGCCCGGACGAGGACGCGATGGCAGAGCGGGTGGAGGAGGACCGGCAGGACGTCGGCCTCCCCGGCGACGGACGTGTCCCGTCCTCCTCGGAACCGGGCCGGTCCTCCTCCGAACCGGGCCGCACATCGCAGTAGCCGCACATCGCGGTGGGGGGAGCGGCCATCGGTCCGCCCGGCGGCCGGCCCGGGGCCCTGCCCCCGGCCGGCCGCCGGGCGCTGTCACGGGGCGCTGCCGCGGGCCGCGGCCCCCGCTCTCCGGTCCTAGCCGGTCGTGCGCCGGGAGAGCAGCCAGGGCTCCACCACGCCGAGCCCGCGCACCGGCCGCTGCCACATCGGCTGGAGCGCGAAGCGGTACGAGGGCGGCGCGGCGCCCTCCTTCTCGGCCCCGGCCTTCGCCTCCGCCGCCAGCGCCTCGGACGCGGGCGCCTCGCCGGTGCGGATCAGTTCCTCGGCGAACGCGCCGTCGACCAGGACGGTGTCCCGGGGCGCTATCGACGTCAGGCGGCTGGCCAGGTTGACCGTCGTGCCGAAGACGTCGCCCATGCGCGTGGTGACGGTGCCGAAGGCGATGCCCACCCGCAGCGCCGGCATGGTCTCGTCGTGGGCCATCGTCTCGATGAGCCGGAGCGCGATCTCGGCGGCGATACCGGCGTCGTCCGCCGCGAACAGCACCTCGTCGCCGAGGGTCTTGATCAGGCGTCCGCCGTGCGCGGCGACCAGGTCGGCCGAGGTCGTCTCGAACGCCTCGACCAGCTCGCCCAGTTCTTCCTCCTCCAGCCGTCTCGTCAGCCGGGTGAAGCCGACCAGGTCGGCGAAGCCGACGCACAGCCGCCGGTCGACCATCTCCTCGTCGTCGCCGGCCTGGACGACGCGCCCGGTCGCGGCGGCCAGCTGGCGCCGCCACACGTAGACCAGGAACTCCTCCAGCTCCGGCAGCAACAGCTCGACCAGCGGGTACGTGACCTCGGTGCGGGTCATCCCCGGCTCCGGCGGCTCGGTCAGCCCCTCAAGGAACGAGTCGATCTGCCACTCCGCGAGGCGCGCGGTGGTCTGCCCGGTGGACCGGGCGACCTGCACCGCCATCGGTTCGCTCAGCAGGCCCGCCTCGACGAGGCCCGCGAGGCGCCGCAGGGCCAGCACGTCGGCCTCGGTGAGCGCCTTGGCCTGGCCGATGTCCGCGAAGCCCATCGCGCGCCAGAAGCGCGAGGCGAGGTCCATGGAGACACCGGCCGTACGGGCGGCCTGGAAGGGCGTGTACTGGCGCTCGGCGCCGAGGATGAGGTGTTCCAGGCGGATGGCGAGGGGGTTGTCGGTCGGCTCGGCCGTGTGCTCCACCAGATGGTGCGTGGTGTGCTGGTCGCCGCCCGCCGGGGGTTCCGGCCGCTCGGAGCGGTCCGCCCCCTCGGCCCGCTCCGACGCGTCCGGGCTCGCGTCAGGGACGTCCCCGGCGGGATCCCGGGGGCGGTCGGCCGACCCGTCCTGGGACTCCTGCGGGGTCGGCTGGTCAGCGGCGGCGGCGTCCGGCGGGGGCTGCGGGTCGTCCGCGCCGGAATTCGTGTCGTCGACGGTCACCAGCCGCCTCCTGCCCGTTCCCTGCGCACTGTCCTGCCGATCCTGTGACCGATCTTCGTGAACTGCCTCAACGATACGGCAGGTGTGCCCTGGCTCACGTCCCGCCCGCCCACCTCGCGCCACCAGCCCCACCCGCCCCGGCGCAGGGGCCGCCGCGGGGGCCCGAGCGCCCCCGTACGCGCCGGACCAGCCTCGACGCGCCGGGGCCGGTGTCCGGGGCACGGGAGGCCGCGTACGGCCGGAGCCGCCGGAACGGCCGGCGGGCTCAGTCCGTCTCCGCCGACCGCAGGTGCACGATGTCGCCCGCCGCGACCGGCTCCCGTACGCCTGTCCCGGTCGCCAGTACCAGCCGCCCGTCCCCGTCGATCGCGACGGCCTCGCCGATCAGCTCCCGGTCACCGGGGAGCTCCGCCCTGACCGTGCGGCCGAGGGTCGCGCACCCCGCCGTGTACGCCTCCTGGAGCCGGGAGGCCACGGGGTCGCCGCCGGCCGCGCGCCAGTCCCCGTACCACTGCTCGATGGAGCGCAGCACCGCCCGCAGCAGGGTCTCCCGGTCCACCGAGACGGCGTGGGCGAGGGCGAGCGAGCCCGCCATGGGCACCGGCAGCTCGTCGGCACGCAGCGTCACGTTGAGGCCGATGCCGATGACGACGGCGTGCTCGCCCACGCGCTCGGCGAGGATGCCGCCGGCCTTGCGTTCCTCCCCGTCCACGACGACCAGCAGGTCGTTGGGCCATTTGAGGGACGTGTCCACGCCGGCGGCACGTGCGAGGCCCGTGGCGACGGCGACGCCCGTCAGCAACGGCAGCCACCCCCAGCGCTCGACCGGTACGTCGTCCCCGGGCCGCAGCAGCACGGAGAAGAACAGGCCGGAGCGTGCGGGCGCCGTCCAGCTGCGGTCGAGCCGGCCGCGCCCCGCCGTCTGCTCCTCGGCGACCAGCACCGCGCCCTCGGCGGGCCCGCCGCCGGTGCCGCCGGCCCGGGCCGCCAGGTCCGAGTTGGTCGATCCGGTGGTGTCGACCACGTCCAGTGCGGTCCACAGGCTCCCCGGCCTGATCAGCGTCCGCCGCAGCCCGGCCGCGCCCAGCGGTGGGCGGTCGAGGTCGGACCAGCGGCTTCCTGGGGTGTTCGGCTCCGTCATGCAAGCCAGACTATGTGTGGTAAACACCGCACCGCCGAACCGTAGGGGCGCGGATACGCTACGAGAACAAAGCTACGGATCAGTAGGAGTTAGTTGCCGATGACCGAGCCGACCGAGCCGGAACAGAAGTCCGCGGCAGGTGCGGGACCCGACCTGCACACCACCGCGGGAAAAATCGCCGATCTGCGGCGGCGGATCGAGGAGGCCACGCATGCCGGCACATCCCTCGCGGTGGAGAAGCAGCACGCCAAGGGCAAACTGACGGCGCGTGAACGCATCGACCTGCTGCTGGACGAGGAATCGTTCGTGGAGCTCGACGAGTTCGCCCGGCACCGGTCGACGAACTTCGGCATCGACAAGAAGCGCCCGTACGGCGACGGGGTCGTCACCGGCTACGGAACGGTCGACGGCCGCCCGGTGTGCGTCTACTCGCAGGACTTCACCGTCTTCGGCGGGTCGCTGGGCGAGGTCTACGGCGAGAAGATCGTGAAGGTCATGGACTTCGCGATGAAGACCGGCTGCCCGGTGATCGGCATCAACGACGGCGGCGGCGCCCGCATCCAGGAAGGGGTGGTCGCGCTCGGCCTGTTCGCGGAGATCTTCCGGCGCAACGTGCACGCCTCCGGTGTGGTGCCGCAGATCAGCGTGATCGTGGGGCCGTGCGCGGG
Encoded proteins:
- the hutH gene encoding histidine ammonia-lyase, whose translation is MHTVVVGTSGVTAQDVVAVARQGARVELDTGALDALAAARAVVDALAAKPEPVYGVSTGFGALATRHIGQDLRAQLQRNIVRSHAAGMGPRVEREVVRALMFLRLKTLASGHTGVRPEVAQTMADVLNAGITPVVHEFGSLGCSGDLAPLSHCALALMGEGDAEGPDGTLRPAGELLAAHGITPVELREKEGLALLNGTDGMLGMLVLALADLDRLYTCADITAALTLEALLGSKGVLAPELHAIRPHPGQAASAANMLRVLAGSGLTGHFQEDEAPRVQDAYSVRCAPQVAGAGRDTLAYARTVAERELAAAVDNPVVIWGEPGTESGGGRVESNGNFHGAPVAYVLDFLAIAAADLGSIAERRTDRLLDKNRSHGLPAFLADDPGVDSGLMIAQYTQAALVSEMKRLANPASVDSIPSSAMQEDHVSMGWSAARKLRTTVDNLTRIVAVELYAATRALELRTGPATGLTAAPASRAAIDALRAAGSQGAGPDRFLAPDLAAADAFVRSGALVSAVEPHTGPLV
- a CDS encoding enoyl-CoA hydratase/isomerase family protein — translated: MGEDTARAEQAPQAAGAGEAAGSGRPAQSGQAGERRYGAFVAVRRHGDGGHVAELVLDRPEAMNAVSTEMAASLAAACDALAADRSVRVAVVTSSHPRAFCVGADLKERNGFSDADLMRQRPVARAAYTGVLELPMPTVAAVHGYALGGGFELALSCDLIVADATAVVGLPEVSVGVIPGGGGTQLLPRRVGAARAAELVFTARRVEAGEARELGLVDVLAARGGDRDEALSLAGRIAANSPVGLRAAKRALRLGHGLDLRTGLDVEDGAWRSVAFSGDRAEGVAAFNEKRRPQWPGE
- a CDS encoding DUF1345 domain-containing protein, translated to MSTWLPYSAVPRLAGAAVAGAVVGVVAGFLSEVPLGVISGIAAAETLFVVAGWIVLWPMDAAATHRNVRREDFRPVVEELAVVAAAVCALLGIVMLIVLGHADTGHIGAATALEGVFMAWAALHLMYATRYAYLYYQPPEGGIDFNSGDRPRYSDFLYFGYNLGMTYQVSDTGVSSSTIRAVVLRHCLLSYVFGASILATSINLVAGIVTG
- a CDS encoding adenylate/guanylate cyclase domain-containing protein; the encoded protein is MTVDDTNSGADDPQPPPDAAAADQPTPQESQDGSADRPRDPAGDVPDASPDASERAEGADRSERPEPPAGGDQHTTHHLVEHTAEPTDNPLAIRLEHLILGAERQYTPFQAARTAGVSMDLASRFWRAMGFADIGQAKALTEADVLALRRLAGLVEAGLLSEPMAVQVARSTGQTTARLAEWQIDSFLEGLTEPPEPGMTRTEVTYPLVELLLPELEEFLVYVWRRQLAAATGRVVQAGDDEEMVDRRLCVGFADLVGFTRLTRRLEEEELGELVEAFETTSADLVAAHGGRLIKTLGDEVLFAADDAGIAAEIALRLIETMAHDETMPALRVGIAFGTVTTRMGDVFGTTVNLASRLTSIAPRDTVLVDGAFAEELIRTGEAPASEALAAEAKAGAEKEGAAPPSYRFALQPMWQRPVRGLGVVEPWLLSRRTTG
- a CDS encoding biotin--[acetyl-CoA-carboxylase] ligase, with the translated sequence MTEPNTPGSRWSDLDRPPLGAAGLRRTLIRPGSLWTALDVVDTTGSTNSDLAARAGGTGGGPAEGAVLVAEEQTAGRGRLDRSWTAPARSGLFFSVLLRPGDDVPVERWGWLPLLTGVAVATGLARAAGVDTSLKWPNDLLVVVDGEERKAGGILAERVGEHAVVIGIGLNVTLRADELPVPMAGSLALAHAVSVDRETLLRAVLRSIEQWYGDWRAAGGDPVASRLQEAYTAGCATLGRTVRAELPGDRELIGEAVAIDGDGRLVLATGTGVREPVAAGDIVHLRSAETD